The following coding sequences are from one Apodemus sylvaticus chromosome X, mApoSyl1.1, whole genome shotgun sequence window:
- the LOC127675065 gene encoding polypyrimidine tract-binding protein 1-like: MSRNSPPAAKGNESKRFKGDSRGSQGPSRVIHIHRLPSSVTEREILCLALPFGKVSNLLFLKAKNQAFVEMSTEESANTMVNYYTWMTPVLRGQPVHIQFSHYKELKVSSSPSQAAALGQAGALSIEAASSQVAVPGGQADTGLEVARQGPVLRILVDNYFYRVTLEVLHQLFSRFGTVLKIIMYTKSNRFQALLQYAQAASAERAKLFLDGQNIYDACCTLRISFSGLTNLIVKYNNDQSRDYTRPDLPSDESQPSPVQVQNMAAAFPAPVMTSASPYASPALPHTFAMPQAAGLAMPEVFKALAPQELSESSMVTSGSPGVGNPVLLVANLNPEKVTPQSLFILFGAYGDVHRVKILFNRKENALVQMADGSQAELALRNLNGHKLYGRSLCILVSKHQSVKLPREGKEDQSLTKDYVNSPLHRFKKPGSKNFQNIFPPSATLHLSNLPSSASEEELKSLFSSKGGVVKAFKFFPKNHKMALIRMGSVEEAIQALVDLHGHLLGQNHHMRVSFSRITV, translated from the exons ATGAGCAGGAATTCGCCCCCCGCGGCCAAAGGAAATGAGAGCAAGAGGTTCAAAGGGGACAGCAGGGGCAGCCAGGGCCCCTCCAGAGTGATCCACATCCACAGGCTGCCAAGCAGTGTCACCGAAAGAGAGATTCTCTGTCTCGCGCTGCCTTTTGGGAAGGTCTCCAACTTACTGTTCCTGAAGGCGAAGAACCAGGCCTTCGTGGAGATGAGCACAGAGGAGTCCGCCAACACCATGGTCAACTACTACACCTGGATGACCCCTGTGCTGCGGGGGCAGCCCGTTCAcatccagttctcccactacaagGAGCTCAAGGTGAGCAGCTCTCCCAGCCAGGCGGCTGCCCTGGGTCAGGCGGGTGCCCTTAGCATTGAGGCTGCCTCCAGCCAGGTGGCTGTCCCTGGCGGCCAGGCT GACACAGGGTTAGAGGTGGCCAGGCAGGGCCCTGTGCTCAGGATCCTTGTGGACAACTACTTCTATCGCGTGACCTTGGAAGTGCTGCACCAGCTCTTCTCCAGGTTTGGCACCGTTCTGAAAATCATCATGTATACCAAGAGCAACCGGTTCCAGGCGCTGTTGCAGTATGCTCAAGCTGCGAGTGCCGAGCGTGCCAAGCTCTTCTTGGATGGGCAGAACATCTATGACGCCTGCTGCACACTGCGCATTTCCTTCTCTGGGCTCACCAACCTCATAGTCAAGTACAACAATGACCAGAGCCGTGACTACACGCGCCCAGACCTGCCCTCAGATGAAAGTCAGCCCTCGCCGGTCCAGGTCCAGAACATGGCCGCAGCCTTCCCTGCACCTGTCATGACCTCAGCTTCTCCCTATGCCAGCCCCGCATTACCTCACACCTTTGCAATGCCTCAAGCCGCAGGCTTGGCCATGCCAGAAGTGTTTAAGGCCTTGGCCCCCCAAGAATTATCAGAA AGCTCAATGGTCACCTCAGGCTCTCCGGGTGTGGGGAACCCTGTCCTCCTGGTTGCCAACCTCAACCCTGAGAAAGTCACACCCCAAAGCCTCTTCATTCTCTTTGGTGCCTATGGCGATGTGCACCGAGTGAAGATCTTGTTCAACAGGAAGGAGAACGCACTAGTGCAGATGGCAGATGGCAGTCAGGCTGAGCTGGCCTTGAGGAACCTGAATGGACACAAGCTGTATGGGAGGTCTCTCTGCATCCTGGTGTCGAAGCACCAGAGCGTGAAGCTGCCCCGGGAAGGCAAGGAGGACCAGAGCCTCACCAAGGACTATGTCAACTCCCCGCTGCACCGCTTTAAGAAGCCCGGATCCAAGAACTTCCAGAACATCTTTCCGCCCTCGGCCACCCTGCACCTCTCCAACCTACCCTCCTCTGCATCTGAGGAAGAGCTCAAGAGCCTCTTCTCCAGCAAAGGGGGTGTTGTCAAGGCCTTCAAGTTCTTCCCCAAGAACCACAAGATGGCGCTCATCCGGATGGGCTCAGTAGAGGAGGCCATCCAGGCCCTTGTAGACCTGCATGGTCACCTCCTGGGCCAGAACCATCACATGCGAGTCTCCTTCTCCAGGATCACTGTCTAG
- the LOC127675063 gene encoding polypyrimidine tract-binding protein 1-like isoform X2, with product MSRNSPPAAKGNESKRFKGDSRGSQGPSRVIHIHRLPSSVTEREILCLALPFGKVSNLLFLKAKNQAFVEMSTEESANTMVNYYTWMTPVLRGQPVHIQFSHYKELKVSSSPSQAAALGQAGALSIEAASSQVAVPGGQADTGLEVARQGPVLRILVDNYFYRVTLEVLHQLFSRFGTVLKIIMYTKSNRFQALLQYAQAASAERAKLFLDGQNIYDACCTLRISFSGLTNLIVKYNNDQSRDYTRPDLPSDESQPSPVQVQNMAAAFPAPVMTSASPYASPALPHTFAMPQAAGLAMPEVFKALAPQELSESSMVTSGSPGVGNPVLLVANLNPEKVTPQSLFILFGAYGDVHRVKILFNRKENALVQMADGSQAELALRNLNGHKLYGRSLCILVSKHQSVKLPREGKEDQSLTKDYVNSPLHRFKKPGSKNFQNIFPPSATLHLSNLPSSASEEELKSLFSSKGGVVKAFKFFPKNHKMALIRMGSVEEAIQALVDLHGHLLGQNHHMRVSFSRITV from the exons ATGAGCAGGAACTCGCCCCCCGCGGCCAAAGGAAATGAGAGCAAGAGGTTCAAAGGGGACAGCAGGGGCAGCCAGGGCCCCTCCAGAGTGATCCACATCCACAGGCTGCCAAGCAGTGTCACCGAAAGAGAGATTCTCTGTCTCGCGCTGCCTTTTGGGAAGGTCTCCAACCTACTGTTCCTGAAGGCGAAGAACCAGGCCTTCGTGGAGATGAGCACAGAGGAGTCCGCCAACACCATGGTCAACTACTACACCTGGATGACCCCTGTGCTGCGGGGGCAGCCCGTTCAcatccagttctcccactacaagGAGCTCAAGGTGAGCAGCTCTCCCAGCCAGGCGGCTGCCCTGGGTCAGGCGGGTGCCCTTAGCATTGAGGCTGCCTCCAGCCAGGTGGCTGTCCCTGGCGGCCAGGCT GACACAGGGTTAGAGGTGGCCAGGCAGGGCCCTGTGCTCAGGATCCTTGTGGACAACTACTTCTATCGCGTGACCTTGGAAGTGCTGCACCAGCTCTTCTCCAGGTTTGGCACCGTTCTGAAAATCATCATGTATACCAAGAGCAACCGGTTCCAGGCGCTGTTGCAGTATGCTCAAGCTGCGAGTGCCGAGCGTGCCAAGCTCTTCTTGGATGGGCAGAACATCTATGACGCCTGCTGCACACTGCGCATTTCCTTCTCTGGGCTCACCAACCTCATAGTCAAGTACAACAACGACCAGAGCCGTGACTACACGCGCCCAGACCTGCCCTCAGATGAAAGTCAGCCCTCGCCGGTCCAGGTCCAGAACATGGCCGCAGCCTTCCCTGCACCTGTCATGACCTCAGCTTCTCCCTATGCCAGCCCCGCATTACCTCACACCTTTGCAATGCCTCAAGCCGCAGGCTTGGCCATGCCAGAAGTGTTTAAGGCCTTGGCCCCCCAAGAATTATCAGAA AGCTCAATGGTCACCTCAGGCTCTCCGGGTGTGGGGAACCCTGTCCTCCTGGTTGCCAACCTCAACCCTGAGAAAGTCACACCCCAAAGCCTCTTCATTCTCTTTGGTGCCTATGGCGATGTGCACCGAGTGAAGATCTTGTTCAACAGGAAGGAGAACGCACTAGTGCAGATGGCAGATGGCAGTCAGGCTGAGCTGGCCTTGAGGAACCTGAATGGACACAAGCTGTATGGGAGGTCTCTCTGCATCCTGGTGTCGAAGCACCAGAGCGTGAAGCTGCCCCGGGAAGGCAAGGAGGACCAGAGCCTCACCAAGGACTATGTCAACTCCCCGCTGCACCGCTTTAAGAAGCCCGGATCCAAGAACTTCCAGAACATCTTTCCGCCCTCGGCCACCCTGCACCTCTCCAACCTACCCTCCTCTGCATCTGAGGAAGAGCTCAAGAGCCTCTTCTCCAGCAAAGGGGGTGTTGTCAAGGCCTTCAAGTTCTTCCCCAAGAACCACAAGATGGCGCTCATCCGGATGGGCTCAGTAGAGGAGGCCATCCAGGCCCTTGTAGACCTGCATGGTCACCTCCTGGGCCAGAACCATCACATGCGAGTCTCCTTCTCCAGGATCACTGTCTAG
- the LOC127675063 gene encoding polypyrimidine tract-binding protein 1-like isoform X1, with product MSRNSPPAAKGNESKRFKGDSRGSQGPSRVIHIHRLPSSVTEREILCLALPFGKVSNLLFLKAKNQAFVEMSTEESANTMVNYYTWMTPVLRGQPVHIQFSHYKELKVSSSPSQAAALGQAGALSIEAASSQVAVPGGQAAASGQAAAPSLVAAQPCLPAEDSYRAWDVASASPASAEDTGLEVARQGPVLRILVDNYFYRVTLEVLHQLFSRFGTVLKIIMYTKSNRFQALLQYAQAASAERAKLFLDGQNIYDACCTLRISFSGLTNLIVKYNNDQSRDYTRPDLPSDESQPSPVQVQNMAAAFPAPVMTSASPYASPALPHTFAMPQAAGLAMPEVFKALAPQELSEVLQALGPQAIPEVAVESSFSSTAAAAAAAAAAAAAPVAESSMVTSGSPGVGNPVLLVANLNPEKVTPQSLFILFGAYGDVHRVKILFNRKENALVQMADGSQAELALRNLNGHKLYGRSLCILVSKHQSVKLPREGKEDQSLTKDYVNSPLHRFKKPGSKNFQNIFPPSATLHLSNLPSSASEEELKSLFSSKGGVVKAFKFFPKNHKMALIRMGSVEEAIQALVDLHGHLLGQNHHMRVSFSRITV from the coding sequence ATGAGCAGGAACTCGCCCCCCGCGGCCAAAGGAAATGAGAGCAAGAGGTTCAAAGGGGACAGCAGGGGCAGCCAGGGCCCCTCCAGAGTGATCCACATCCACAGGCTGCCAAGCAGTGTCACCGAAAGAGAGATTCTCTGTCTCGCGCTGCCTTTTGGGAAGGTCTCCAACCTACTGTTCCTGAAGGCGAAGAACCAGGCCTTCGTGGAGATGAGCACAGAGGAGTCCGCCAACACCATGGTCAACTACTACACCTGGATGACCCCTGTGCTGCGGGGGCAGCCCGTTCAcatccagttctcccactacaagGAGCTCAAGGTGAGCAGCTCTCCCAGCCAGGCGGCTGCCCTGGGTCAGGCGGGTGCCCTTAGCATTGAGGCTGCCTCCAGCCAGGTGGCTGTCCCTGGCGGCCAGGCTGCTGCCTCTGGCCAGGCTGCTGCCCCCAGCCTGGTGGCTGCCCAGCCATGCCTGCCAGCCGAGGACTCCTACCGGGCTTGGGATGTGGCCTCGGCCAGCCCTGCCTCTGCTGAGGACACAGGGTTAGAGGTGGCCAGGCAGGGCCCTGTGCTCAGGATCCTTGTGGACAACTACTTCTATCGCGTGACCTTGGAAGTGCTGCACCAGCTCTTCTCCAGGTTTGGCACCGTTCTGAAAATCATCATGTATACCAAGAGCAACCGGTTCCAGGCGCTGTTGCAGTATGCTCAAGCTGCGAGTGCCGAGCGTGCCAAGCTCTTCTTGGATGGGCAGAACATCTATGACGCCTGCTGCACACTGCGCATTTCCTTCTCTGGGCTCACCAACCTCATAGTCAAGTACAACAACGACCAGAGCCGTGACTACACGCGCCCAGACCTGCCCTCAGATGAAAGTCAGCCCTCGCCGGTCCAGGTCCAGAACATGGCCGCAGCCTTCCCTGCACCTGTCATGACCTCAGCTTCTCCCTATGCCAGCCCCGCATTACCTCACACCTTTGCAATGCCTCAAGCCGCAGGCTTGGCCATGCCAGAAGTGTTTAAGGCCTTGGCCCCCCAAGAATTATCAGAAGTCTTGCAGGCCCTGGGCCCCCAAGCCATACCCGAAGTGGCTGTGGAATCATCCTTCtcatcaacagcagcagcagcagcagcagcagcagcagcagcagcagcacctgtGGCAGAGAGCTCAATGGTCACCTCAGGCTCTCCGGGTGTGGGGAACCCTGTCCTCCTGGTTGCCAACCTCAACCCTGAGAAAGTCACACCCCAAAGCCTCTTCATTCTCTTTGGTGCCTATGGCGATGTGCACCGAGTGAAGATCTTGTTCAACAGGAAGGAGAACGCACTAGTGCAGATGGCAGATGGCAGTCAGGCTGAGCTGGCCTTGAGGAACCTGAATGGACACAAGCTGTATGGGAGGTCTCTCTGCATCCTGGTGTCGAAGCACCAGAGCGTGAAGCTGCCCCGGGAAGGCAAGGAGGACCAGAGCCTCACCAAGGACTATGTCAACTCCCCGCTGCACCGCTTTAAGAAGCCCGGATCCAAGAACTTCCAGAACATCTTTCCGCCCTCGGCCACCCTGCACCTCTCCAACCTACCCTCCTCTGCATCTGAGGAAGAGCTCAAGAGCCTCTTCTCCAGCAAAGGGGGTGTTGTCAAGGCCTTCAAGTTCTTCCCCAAGAACCACAAGATGGCGCTCATCCGGATGGGCTCAGTAGAGGAGGCCATCCAGGCCCTTGTAGACCTGCATGGTCACCTCCTGGGCCAGAACCATCACATGCGAGTCTCCTTCTCCAGGATCACTGTCTAG